In Elephas maximus indicus isolate mEleMax1 chromosome 5, mEleMax1 primary haplotype, whole genome shotgun sequence, the sequence GCCAAGGGATCTGCCACCGTCCAGAAGAGGCTTCATTTTGGGCAGGGGCATGGAGAGCTGCAGCAGGGGCTCTTAGTCCTTCTTTTATTTTCCCCTAAGGAATTATTCTCCGTAGACATCTGTTTTTTTCCGACTGAAAACTCCCGTCCCACCCCTGTCCTCGCGCGTCGAGTGGCCCGTTTggtgggagggaagaagaaatcTTTGGGAAAGGACACAggctgcctcctctctccgcgGCGGGTAGGGCGAGGAGCTGGGACTCTGCGTGTGAGAGACGCAGGAGAGACATCCAGGGTCCGGCAGCCCCCTAGGCCCGGGCTGGAGCGGCCTGATGCCTATAACCAACGCGCAGGGCCAAGCATCAGCCCTACTCGCTGCACAAAGCAGCAGCAACTCCCGCATTCAGCAGGACACGGTGGGGTCCCTCCTCCCTCTCGACCCCACCCCCCCCCAGTGCCGAAAGGAGAGTTGGGGGGCCTCTGGATTCAGAAAGTTTTCCTTTTACTGAGgggcgtctgtgtgtgtgtctctgtgtgtgtgtgtgtgcgcgcgcgcgcgcgcgcacgtgcatgcgtgtgtgtgtgtgtgtgtgtgtctgtctgtgcctctgtgtgtctgtgtgggggGGGGAGCTGAACAGAGAAACCAGAGTCACAttctccctcctctcttctccttcctAAACTAGCTTCCAGATCTCAGTTTTGGACCCCCACCTGCACCGGGTGCAGTTTCTGGACCCTTTGCTCTGTGACCTCTGACTACCTCTATCAGTTTGGACAGACTAAGTAAATCAGGACTAAAAAAGCTGTATATGTATGTTGTAAACAGTTCCTGTGGCTTTAACCTACTCTATGGCATCTTTATAGTAAATAATCAGAAATAACACCAGTGGGTGTTAGTGGGACTCAGGTGGTAGAGAATAAGCTCTCCTAGCTTCCCTTTTTCCAGCTTCTTCACCTTCTCTCTCTTAGATGACAGGCCCAGGCTGCACTGAGGAAAGAGCCAGAACTACATCTTCTCCAGGACCAGGTCTGCCAGAATGAACCCTGCTAggtggtggggagagagagactAGAAAAAAGAGGGGAACCAATTTAGGTTAAAGTCAGGGATGCCAGAAGAAAACCCCAAGGCTCCAAAGGCATGTCTGGGTTATTTTGGAAAAGTGAAAGTGTAAATCTTCGGACAGAATAATTTCCCTtgtctgatttttgttttctcagccTTGAAGGAAGCCAGCTAATTGTCTACCAATACAAACAACCAAGAACATCAGGGTTTCTAGTAAGTTGCAACATGACTGGTAAATTTCTATGAGtttggttccaacctgttggatgGATTGTTGCATTTCCTAAAGGTATTCCAAccatgaggagtcctggtggtgtggtggttaactaagcactcggctgctaactggggtggttggaacccaccagccaattccagggagaaagatgtggcattctgctccagcaaagattacagccttggaaaccctatgacacagttctactctgtcctatagggtcactatgagtcagaatcgactgaatagcaatgagtttttttttttccagctatgcaAATTCCTTCACACAATTCAGGTTTTAACACTGAGAGAGACGAACTAGAAGGCGGAAGCCTCCACAGAAAAAAAGTATTAGGTAAGGGATTTTCACTCTTCCTTGCCTAATACATTAAAAGGTTGCCTGTCATTAATTATCATTGGAGTGATTTGTCCTGTCAACTGTGAAGAGGTTGTCTATTTTGAGGGTGGAGGATACTACCTGGTAGGCAGCATCATCACTGATGGTATTTTGTTGGCAGTAGTTTCTGTTACACGGAAAACATACAGAGCCACAAAGTCCCTCAGCAAGGAGACCACGTTACCAAGTTTCAATCAACACTTCCCTCTGAGTCCTCAGCACTTTTTCTTTCCTGCTCTCACTTTTCTTCAGACATGGGGAGAGGGACACCAcaaatttaaaaatgcttttgtttcatttatttaaataaatataaatataaattttatataaaactaTTCACATACAAAGAGACTTCAGCGACTTGGATTTGAAACACTCCCTAGGCAAATTTTCAGAACGCAAGACCTACAGGGtttaattttctaaattatttccaACTTCaaaactttcatttttaaaaacaacagaaaatcatCAACAACTGCGTGTTCTTATCAGTGTCTGAAAGACATTAGGGAAGGGGAAATGACATGCGCTTTCAAAAACCCTCTACAGTGTTAAAGCAATCCTGTTTTTTCTCTGTTATATGAGGAGGCTGAGTTGCATTCTAGactatttacattaaaaaaaaaaaacctatgactGCGAGCGAAGCTCAAACAATCAGGTCAAGAGGGGGACGCGAAAGGTCAGGGTGTCTAGTCCAGCGCGTTTGCCCCGGAACCGCTAAACGCGGTGACTCCTCACACCCGACTGCTGCGATGGGCAAGGTTTTGGGGTCCCAGATTGCCCGACGCTTTGGCATTGAGGGGGCTGCTGGGAGCAGGTAGAGGGAGGGGGGCGGACCTTCTCATAAGGGAGAAATCTCCTTGTCGTCGTTGGCCGAGGCCGGCGACAAGGAGTCCTCGTCTTCGGAGCGCGCGTAGTGCGCCTGACTGCCTACGCACTTGCAGCCGGCGTGACTGTTCCTCTGCGTGCCCTTCCCCTCCTTCTTGTGTTTCACCCGGCGGTTCTGAAACCAGATTTTCACCTGCTTCTCCGACAGGTTCAGGTACGTGGCGATTTCAATCCTCCGGAGTCGAGACAGGTACATGTTAGAAGAGAATTCACGCTCCAGCTCCAGGAGCTGCGTGCTGGTGAACGCCGTCCTCATCCTCTTGCCATTAGGTACCTGGCTGGCATCCGAGCCTCCTGCGACGGGcggagagagggcagaggggtaaGACTCGGAAGAGGCGCCCGCCTCACGTGCCACGCCTTGGATAGGACTCCCGTCTAGGACCCAACAGCGAAAGCCCAATTAAACTCCTACATCCACCCTCCACCCTTTCCCCATTTCTCCGCCCGTTCTttgcttacttaaaaaaaaaaaaaaaaaagataccctcAAAGCAAGGGAAGGCCTTTGATGCGCCGGACATAAAGGGGGGGTGGGGGCTTGTAGGGCACTGTTGGATTGTCTCTCTTAAAGCccagtggggaggggagaggcggGCTGGCTTAGTCAAAAGAATCGGAACACGTTAGCCAGCCCCAACGCGGGAATGCCACACGTAACTTCAAATACACCCACGCCGAACCTAAGCCTGCTAACCTCCAGTTTCTCCGCCCTCAAGTTCGAGATCCCAAAGGACCCGAGGTACTCAAGCCTCGGGTATCAGGTACCTGCAGTGAATCACACCAGGCTGCGTGGAGAGGCTGGCAAGCTAACTTGTACCATCCTGGAACTTTTAGGGAGGACGCCACTGTTCTGAaagcccctcctccctctccacccaGTTCCCCTGGGCTCCCACTTTCTCCACTGGAGGCGAAAGTTTGCGCCCACGAGCGGTGTGGAGAAGTCGCGGCACGCAAGTGCCCAGACACTCCGCCCTACCCATGGTGAGGCAGTGGAATCTCCGAGGGTCCGCCACGTTGTAGGTGGTGGCGGTACAGACAGGTGCGTGGTGCTGTGGGTGCCCCAAGGCTGCcgccgctgctgccgccgccgccgctgctgcgGCTGCTGAGCCGGGCTGCTGgggttggtggtggtgatggtggtgctgCGGcgagtggtggtgatggtgcgCGTGGCTTACCCGCGGGCAAAACTGCGCGTCCCCAGGACTCGAAGAAAACTGGCTCTTGAGCAAGGGCAAGGCCCCTGCGCCCCCCGCGGCCCCGGCGCCCCCGACCCCCGCGCCCACACCGCCAGCGCTCGCGGGCCCTCGAGAGGAGTGCAGGTGCGAAGTGACGCAGAGCGGGCACACACAGAACGCGCCGCTCTTGCGGGACGGGCAGCCGGGACCGGACACCGACATCACCAACGGGGACGGCATGCCCAGCGGGATGAGGAAATCCGGCCCGGGGTGCGGCTCGGGCAGCGAGGGCGCAGGCCGGGAGGAGTCCTTGATGATGAGAGAGTCGACATAGAAGGAGCGCGACATGTCGGGAGGGGTGGGTGGCTGGAGGGCTGGGCCCGCAGCGGcgccccctcccctctcctgttCTGAGCTCTGCCCCGGGCGCGGCGCGGACTCGGGCGGTCAAGCCCTTGGCAACGCGGAGGTGCCGGCGTCTGGGACACGAACAAAGGGGTCCCCGGAGAGGGCTGGTCCTCACGTCCCCCGCCCGGCGCCCCGGCTCCGGGATTTTATAGCCCCCACCCCGGCACGTGATGCTGCGGAGTACCGCTCGGCTCTGGTTCCTCGGCAGCTCCCCACCCTCGGGATAGGCTGCCCGAGTCACAACAGAGGCGGCGAGGAGGGGCGGGAGCGCGGCAGGGAAGCAcgcgggggagggggtgggggagactTTGCAAAGTGTAGGTTTTGTTAATTTCGCGGGGAGGCCGTCCCCCCTCCCCGGCCCCCAGACGCTTTCTGCAGAAATCACAGCGCTGCGTGCTCCATCCCACCCCCTTTCctagcctgggccccagcccaaCTCTTCCCCGCGCCAAGCCGCAGAGCGCACCAGGTGGGGACTTCGAGTCCTTTTTAATAGGGATGCCTACTGCTCCTGGCTCCTTGGTGCCAGCAATGGCTGCGGCGCGGTGAAGTGCGAGGACCGCGCGGCTCAGAACAGGGCCGTGCGCACTGCGGACTGGCAGCGATTTAGTCCTGGAGCACAGCACGGGCCATGGTCACATCCACCCCTGTGCCCCAGCTTGCAGCCTTTGGACTTGGCCAAGGTCATTCAAATGGTTAGTTCATGACGGATCAGGCGCATAACAGTGAGATCTCCCAGCTAAGAAGTTGCCAGCTTTTCATTCTGATGCTTGAGGAGGTCTTAAAATGCCTTTGCACTTGGGGCCCTCCTGGGGCCACTCAGACCCACGACCGTTTCTTGCACCCCTTTTCCAATCGACAGCTCCCCTTTGGCAAGGAAGAGAGACGTTGAGAGTTACCCTTTTTTCATCAAATCCCTCTACCGCTGTGTTTCCAGGCCAGTCCTACAAACTCCACCCCAAGGATTTTGGAGAGAGGACCCCAGCTCCATCCCTCCTGGGGCCAGGGCCAGGGTGGGAGGAGGCCTTTGTTCTGGGTCTGGCTAACTGCTGCCGGCAAACATTTTCCGGGGTCTTGGCTCGCTGGCAAGGTTAACCAGGAAGCACTCTCCCCTGTACACCCTCCAAAGCCCAAAAAGGATGGAGGGAATTGGGCCGCCAGGGAATCCTGGCCCAGGATGGGATGAAAAGTGACTCGGTAAAGGCAATCTCtttgggtggtggtgggggatcTACAGAGAGCCCTGGATTTAATCGGAGTCAGTGGGGGTCCAGTGGAAGACTCTTGCTATAGGTGTTTGGGGGGATGGATTGCCAAGGTGGGGGTTATTCTGGAAGGCAACGGGACAGAAGTGGTGGCTTTCTGTCCTCCTCTCTCCCTGTAAAAAGGTGAGCTGGAGTAGGGAAGCTGAGCAACAGCTATGTATCTGTTCCTTTTCCCAGAACAGCTAACTTGAGGCCTAAGTACATGATGAGGCTAAGAAACTTGGGGGCAGGACTCCTGCCACCTGAGAAAACCAGGTGCCCAAAGCCAGGAGAGCACCAGCTTCTTGGGCTGGAGGGATGGATGtgtttctctgtcctctgtctttctctctctgtctctatgacCATCTCTCTTGCCTGCTAGAGAAGTGTAATTGGGTTGTAGGGATGCCCCGCTCTGGGGAGCCCAGGATTTATGGATGGCAATTAAAGTTTTATGAATTGCAGCTGAGGCTGGTTATTGAGCTATTTGAATGTGATTAGAATTCAATTAGAAAGCGGTTAGTGGTCAGTGGGTCTCCCAAGTGTAAACAGACAGCTATTCCAGAAATGTGCTAATCCAACATCTTGTGACAACAATTAAGGAGTCTCAGGGCTTAACTCGGGACAGGTCAGCTGTAACTACTTTTGTACCACAGGGTTTACCCCTGCAGCCATCCCAGATGGTCAGCCTCACTCCAGTCAGGCCCAGCCTGCCCTCAGTCACTACTCTCAAATACGGGCAGTCCCAAATCATTCCAGCCCCTAGAAAAAGACTTGGGGCTCACGGATTGAGAGATGCTTAATGGCAGGGTATTTTTACGGCCTAAACTGTCTAAATAGGTGATGCTGTTTCCCCATTcactttgctttttttcctcctttttgatgGTTAtaattcttctctcttttttcttctgggTTAGGTAGAAGGTTCTCCAGTGTCTGGTTAGGGACGCAATTTTTTCAGTGGTTCTCAGAGTGCTAACGGAAAGAGCTCCTGTGCTGATGTGCTAGGAACCTGAATCCTGAGGAGATATGGTGgatggtcttgttttattttaaagaagtctAACTAGGCAAGAAGCTTGAACATCTAATTAAATTTATGTCTGACTATGGAAATATTACATTCGAGTGCCAAGGAATTCTCAGAGAGGTGAGAGGCCTTTCCCTGGGTATTGTTTCCTTCTAGCTTTATGGCTGTGAGGCCAGTGGCTTAGGACCAGGCTGTGACCAAAAGTAGGTTCGTGTGAGAAGCTTGCATACTAGACCAAAACAAACAGAATCCGAAACAGCAgcagtaacagcaacaacagactctcattgctatccagttgatttttgactcataatgaccctacaggacagagcagaactgctccctagggtttctaaggctgtaacctttactgggagccctggtggcacagtggttaatcgttcagctgctaaccaaaatgacgGCAGCTccagaccagttctactctgtcttacagggtcactatgatttggaatcgactccatggcatagGCAtaggactgctacatctttctccctagagtggctggtgagtttgaactactggcctttccattagcagtgagagcttaaccacagcaccaccagctcAATTAGGGCACTTGGTTCATTTGCTTGTCCCACCAAGAGCAAGTATTTTGGGGTCATGTCTGTGTAGACTctctcttctttgtctcttttcctcagtACTTATTTTTGGATCTCTCCttgtctccctttctctctcccccttcctcgAACTCAGCA encodes:
- the GSX2 gene encoding GS homeobox 2; translated protein: MSRSFYVDSLIIKDSSRPAPSLPEPHPGPDFLIPLGMPSPLVMSVSGPGCPSRKSGAFCVCPLCVTSHLHSSRGPASAGGVGAGVGGAGAAGGAGALPLLKSQFSSSPGDAQFCPRVSHAHHHHHSPQHHHHHHQPQQPGSAAAAAAAAAAAAAALGHPQHHAPVCTATTYNVADPRRFHCLTMGGSDASQVPNGKRMRTAFTSTQLLELEREFSSNMYLSRLRRIEIATYLNLSEKQVKIWFQNRRVKHKKEGKGTQRNSHAGCKCVGSQAHYARSEDEDSLSPASANDDKEISPL